In Arachis duranensis cultivar V14167 unplaced genomic scaffold, aradu.V14167.gnm2.J7QH unplaced_Scaffold_158942, whole genome shotgun sequence, one genomic interval encodes:
- the LOC107472161 gene encoding thioredoxin X, chloroplastic-like encodes MSQSAKAELFRSKIFKTVSKTLQSTASINFMAGKCLRVLTVVATCADGKTAMNRDISCAAVVVKRLAKAGKAATEYEYEDKLTVVKIDHDANPRLIEKYKVYGLPTLILFKNGQEVPESMREGAITKVKLKDYVDALLESISVS; translated from the exons ATGTCTCAGTCAGCGAAAGCCGAGCTTTTCCgttcgaaaattttcaagacAGTTTCAAAGACATTGCAAAGCACCGCCTCCATCAATTTCATGGCGGGAAAGTGCCTGAGAGTGCTAACAGTGGTGGCGACATGTGCTGATGGTAAGACAGCGATGAACAGAGATATTTCGTGTGCTGCGGTAGTGGTGAAGAGACTGGCGAAGGCAGGAAAAGCAGCAACCGAATAC GAATATGAAGACAAATTAACAGTGGTGAAGATTGATCATGATGCGAACCCTAGGCTAATCGAAAAATACAAAGTTTATGGCCTACCAACATTGATCCTCTTTAAGAATGGGCAGGAAGTTCCAGAAAGCATGAGAGAAGGTGCAATCACCAAAGTTAAACTTAAAGACTATGTGGATGCT